From Lysobacter lycopersici:
CGAACTCGGCCTATCTGGAGATGTTCGGCTTCGATTCCTTCGACGACGTCGAGGGCATGTCGCTGCTGGACCTGGTCGCGCCGCGGCACGTTGCCGACTTCAAGCAGCTGCTCAAGCAGTTGAGCAAGGGCGAGGCGCCGCCGCCGAGCTACGAGCTCGAGGCGCGCGGCATGGACGGCGAGGAATTCCCGGCGGTGATGGAGTTCACCCAGGCCAGCTACGAGGGCGAGGCCTGCGTGCAGGTGGTGTTCCGCCGCCAGGAACTTGCGAACGACCCGGAACTGGCGCAGAAACTCAAGGACCTGCAGGAACGCGATCCGGTCACCGGCCTGCTCAACCGCCAGACCTTCCTGCGCACGCTGGAGGACGCGATTTCCGACGCGGGCAAGAACCAGGCGCGGCACGGCCTGCTGCTGGTCGAACCCGACCACTACCAGCGCCTGCTGCACGACATGGGCCTGGACGCGTCCGACGCCATCCTCGCGGCCATGGCCGGGCGCCTGAAGGGTGCGCTGCAGGGCGATGCCGTGGCGGCGCGCTTCGGCGAACACAGCCTCGCGGTGCTGCTGCACGGCGGCGACCACGTCGGCACGCCGGCGTTGGCCGAGCGCATCCGCGCCGCGTTCGCCGACGGCATCTTCGAGGTCGGCGACCATTCCAGCGCGATCACCGCCAGCATCGGCGGCGTGCAGATCGGCGAAAAGATCGCCAACGTCTCGCAGGTGCTGGCCAGGGCCAACCAGGGCGTGCAGTCCGCGCTCGGCGTGGGCGGCAACCGCTTCGAGATCTTCGACCCCAGCGCCACCGACCGAGCCGAGGAGGAACGCATCCAGGCCTGGGTCGCGCGTTTGCGCGACGCGCTGGACAAGGACCAGTTCGTCCTGCACTACCGCCCGGTGATTTCGCTGCTGGGCGAACCGGAACCGCTGTACGAGGCCTACCTGCGCCTGGACGCGGGCGAAGGGGAAATGGTCGGCCCCACCACGTTCATGCAGATCGCCGAAGAACACGGGCTGCTCGCCGAGATCGACCGCTGGGTGGCCGGCCACGCGATCGCGGTGCTCGGCGAACGCCTGAAGTCGGGCAAGCCGGTCACCCTGCTCATGCGCATCAGCCAGGATTCGTTGGGCGACGAACGCTTCGCCAAGCACATCGCGGAAACCCTGCTCGCGCGCGGCGTGCCCGGCGACCGGTTGGTGCTGCAACTGTCCGAGTCCAAGGTCTTCACCCACATGCGCGACGTGCAGTCGCTGATCGAAAGCCTGCGCAAGCTCGGCGTCCGCACCGGGCTGGAGCAGTTCGGCGCGGGCATCGATTCGATGCAGCTGCTCACGCACGTGACTCCGGCCTTCCTCAAGCTCGACCGCAGCTTCATGGAGGACCTGCCGAAGAACGCCGACAACCAGAAGCGCATCCAGGCCATTGCGGCCCACGCGCGCGAGCACGGGATGCGCAGCATCGCCGAGTTCGTGCAGGACGCGGCCAGCATGTCGACGCTGTTCTCCTGCGGCGTGGACTACGTCGAAGGCGATTTCCTTGCCCTGCCGAGCGCGGAGATGAACTACGAATTCGAATAGCGGTAAGCCGTGAGCGGTGAGCGGTGAAATCGAAAAGCCCGCCGGATGGCGGGCTTTTTGTTGCAGCGAATCGTACGATTCGTCAGCGGATCACGCCTTCCCGGATCGAATTGCCGCCGAGCGGTGCGTTGCGCAGCGCGGCGATGCGTTCCTCCAGCGGCGGATGGCTCATCAGCAACCTGCCGAGGCCGAGGCTGCCGCCGCTGATGCCGAACGCGGCCATCTGCTTGGGCAGGGTGCTTTCGCCGTGGTTCTGGGCGAGGCGTTCCAGCGCGGCGATCATCTTGTCGCGGCCGGCCAACGTCGCGCCACCGGCGTCGGCGCGGAACTCGCGGTGGCGCGAGAACCACATCGCGATCACACTGGCGAAGATGCCGAACACCAGCTGCAGCACATTGACCACGATGAAATAGCCGAAGCCGCCACCGTCGCGATTGCCGGAAATGTAGCCATCGACAATGCGGCCGACGACGCGCGCGAGCACGATGACGAAGGTGTTGAGCACGCCCTGCAGCAACGCCATCGTCACCATGTCGCCGTTGGCGACGTGGCTGACCTCGTGGCCGAGCACCGCTTCGGCCTCGTCGCGGTTCATCGCCCGTAGCAAACCGGTCGAGACCGCGACCAACGCATGGTTGCGGTTCGCGCCGGTGGCGAAGGCGTTGATTTCCGGCGCGTCGTAGACCGCGACATCGGGCATGCCGATGCCGGCTTTCTGCGCCTGCCGTTGCACGGTCGAGACCAGCCACTGCTCGGCTTCGTTGCGCGGTTGGGTGATGACCTGCGCGCCGGTGAAGTGCTTGGCCACCCATTTCGACATCAGCAGCGAAACCAGCGAGCCGCCGAAGCCGAACAGCGCGGCCATCACCAGCAGGCCGGTGAACTGCTGCGGGTTTACCTTGAACACGGACATGACGATGCTGACCAGCATCAGCACCGCGAGGTTGGTGGCGAGGAACAGGCCGACGCGCTTCAACATGGTTGGTTCTCGATTCCCGCGCGACCGGCGCGGACACGGGCTTAGTGTGGCAGGCGCGGGTTAAATTCAAGCCAACCATGGACATGCCTGCCCCCTACCGCGGTCGTTTCGCGCCCTCGCCCACCGGCGCCCTGCATTTCGGCTCGCTGGTCGCCGCCTTCGGCAGCTGGCTGGCGGCGCGCCGCGCCGACGGGGAATGGCTGGTGCGGGTCGAGGACCTGGACCCGCCGCGCGAGGTCGCCGGCGCCGCCGAGGCGCAATTGCGGGCGTTGGCAAGATTCGGGTTCGAAGCCGATGGCGCGATCTGGCGGCAATCGCAACGCGGCGAAGCCTACCGCGCCGCGCTCGATCGCCTGCTGGCGGACGGACTCGCGTTCGAATGCCACTGCAGCCGCAGCGAACTCGCGAGCGAAGGCGGCATCCACCGGCAATGCATTCCCGGTGCGCACCGCCCGGACCCGGCCATCCGCCTGCGCGTCCCCGACGGTTGCGACATCGCGTTCGAGGACGCGGTGCACGGGCGCATCGTGCAGCGCGTGGATCGCGAAGTCGGCGATTTCGTGCTGCGTCGCGCCGACGGGCTCTGGGCCTACCAGCTCGCGGTGGTCGTGGACGATGACGCGCAGGGCATCACCGATGTCGTCCGCGGCGCCGACCTGCTCGATTCCACCCCGCGCCAGATCCTGCTGCAGCGCACGCTAGCCCTGCCGACGCCGCGTTACCTACACCTGCCGCTGGTGGTCGACGACGACGGCCGCAAACTGTCGAAATCGCTGGCCGCGCTGCCCGTCGACCCGGCCGATCCACTGCCCGCCTTGCGCGCGGCCTGGACCGTGCTTGGGCAGGACACGGCGGCGCTTGGAGGCATCGCCGGACGCGATGCCCTGCTCGCGGCCGCGATCGCCGCGTTCGACCCGGCGCGCATCCCGCGCGGACCGGTCGCGATGTCCGCCGCGTTGCAACATGCGTGATGCGGAGCGAGGTCTAGAATCGATCGCAACACAACACGGACAAGGACAGGAACCCGTCATGGCTTCGAGAGTCGCATTCGTCACCGGTGGAACCGGCGGCATCGGTACCGCCATCGTCAAGCGCCTGGCCGACATGGGCCACAAGGTCGCGACCAACTACCGCAACGAGGACAAGGCGCGCGCCTGGCAGCAGCAGATGAAGGCCGATGGCTACGACGTCGCCATCGTCAAGGGCGACGTGACCTCGCCGCAGGAAGCCGAGGCGATGGTGCGCGAAGTGGAATCGCAACTCGGCCCGATCGACATCCTCGTCAACAATGCCGGCATTACCCGCGACGGCACCTTCCACCGGATGAAGGCCGAGCAGTGGGGCGACGTGATCAACACCAACCTCAACTCTTGCTTCAACGTGACGCGCCCGGTCATCGAGGGCATGCGCGAACGCAAGTGGGGCCGCGTCATCCAGATCAGCTCGATCAACGGCCTCAAGGGCCAGTACGGCCAGGCCAACTACGCCGCGGCCAAGGCCGGCATGCACGGTTTCACCATTTCGCTGGCGCGCGAGAACGCGCGCAACGGCGTCACCGTGAACACGATTTCGCCCGGCTACATCGCCACCGACATGGTGATGGCGGTTCCGGAGGAAGTGCGCGCCAAGATCGTCGCCGACATCCCCACCGGCCGCCTCGGCACGCCGGAGGAAATCGCCTACGGCGTCGGCTTCCTCGCGGATGAACAGGCGGGCTGGATCACCGGCTCCAATCTCGATATCAACGGCGGGCACCACATGGGGTGGTGAACGTTTTCCGTTCCTTCTCCCCGCGGCAACGGGGAGAAGGAAAAGCAAACACGTTCCCACCACACCCCACCGCACGGAAATCCCGGCAGTTGCAAGCCGTGCTGCACTGCGCCATGCTCGGGCAAACGCCCGGGGGAAACGGCCGCATGGCAGTCCGCGTCATCAAGAAATACCCGAACCGCCGCCTCTACGACACCGAGATCTCGAGCTATATCACGGTCGAGGATGTCCGCCAGTTGATCGTGGACGGCGAGGACTTCGAGGTGCGCGACGCCAAGACCGGCGAGGATCTCACCCGCTCGATCCTGCTGCAGATCATCGCCGAGCACGAACAGGACGGGCAGCCGGTGCTCTCGACCCAGTTGCTCAGCCAGATCATCCGTTTCTACGGCGATTCGCTGCAGGGCTTCATGGGCAATTACCTCGAGCGTTCGATGCAGATGTTCCTCGAACAGCAGGGACAGCTGCGCAACCAGCTCGGCGGCGTGCTCGGGCAATCGCCGTGGGCGCTGATGAACCAGCTCACCGAACGCAACCTGCAGTTCTGGAACGACCTGCAGAAGAACGCGGCCGGCGGCGAACCGCCGTCGCCGCCCAAGGACCGGGCCGGCGCCAGGCGCCGCTGATCGCCCGCGAAGATTCGAAAGGGGAAAGCATCCGATGGGCAAGCGCGTGGCCGTCGTTTCGGGCGGCGTGGGCGGGTTGGGTACGGCGATCTGCCGCAGGCTGGCGCAGGACGGCTGCCGCGTGGTCGCGGCCGACCTCGCGGGCAACGAGGAACGCATCGCCGCGTTCCGCGATGCGACGAACGATCTCGACATCAGCTTCGCGCCGCTGGACGTGCGCGATTTCGATGCCTGCGGCGAACTGGTTCGCAGCATCGAAGCCGAACACGAATCGCTCGACATCCTCGTCAACGCCGCCGGCATCACCCGCGACGGCACCCTGCGCAAGATGGACAAGGCGCAATGGGACGCGGTGCTGGGCGTCAACCTCGGCGGCGTGTTCAACCTGTGCCGGCCCGCGGTCGAAGGCATGGCCACGCGCGGCTTCGGGCGCATCGTCAACATCAGTTCGGTGAACGGCCAGACCGGCCAGTTCGGGCAGACCAACTACGCCGCGGCCAAGGCCGGCATGCACGGTTTCACCATGTCGCTGGCGCGCGAGGTGGCGCGCAAGGGCGTGACCGTCAACTCGGTGTCGCCGGGCTACTGCGCCACCGCGATGGTGATGGCGTTGCCGGAAGACATCCGCGCCGGCATCGTGGCGAACGTGCCCGTGGGCCGACTTGGCGAACCCGATGAAATCGCGCGCACGGTGTCCTTCCTCGCCGCCGACGATGCGGGATTCATCACCGGTGCGAACATCCCGGTGAACGGCGGGTTGTTCATGTCGTTCTGATCGACGCCGCCTCTTGCAACGAAAAAACGGGCCTAGTGGCCCGTTTTTTCGTTGTTCCCATCAGAATGCAGTCGTGATGTCGTCGACAAACTTGAAGGAATTCACCGTCCATCCGTCGTTCCCTCGATAAAGAATGAAACGCCAGACCATTGCGTGTTTCTCGAACTTCTGCAGATAGATCACTTGCGCCACGGATGAACCGACCTCGTCTTTTCGGATGAGCTCATAGCCGATGCTTTTTCCGAAACGGGCCAAAAAAAGCGGCTTCTGCAGTTCCGCTTGCCCTGACGCCGCATCGATTTCCGCAGGAGGAACAACCGCATAAGGCTTCATGAGGTCGAAACCTCCTTTCAGGTCTCCTGAAGAAACAAGCCTCATCACTTGGTCCGTGAGGGCAACGGCGGAATCAAGGTTTTCGAGTTTTGCGGCGCAAGCAATTGGTGACATCAAGAACAAAAACACCGCCAGGAAGAAGCTGGAGCCTCGCATCGCCATCCCCAAGTAAAGAAAGAAGAAAATTTTACTGAGCGGAAGCCCCGCAGAACTTCTGCCGATACTCCATCGCCTTCGGCATCAGCCGCTGTAGGTCCTGGATGCGCGTGCCCGCGCTCGGATGGTCGGAAGCGAATTCCGGCGGCGCCTGCCCGCCGCCCTGCGAATCCATGCGCTCCCAAAGCGGAATCGCCTCCTGCGGATTGAAACAGGCCGCGGCCGCGAGCATCAGCCCCATCTCGTCCGCCTGCGTTTCCTGCTTGCGCGCGTACGGCAACGAGTGGCCGTAGCCGTACACCGCCATCACCGCCTGCATGCTCTGCTGGCTCATGCCGCTCATCGCGCCGGCCATCTGCCCCACCTGCTCCAGCTTCTGCTGGGTCATGCGCTGCGCACCGTGCCGCAGCAACGCGTGCGAAATCTCGTGGCCGAGCACGATCGACATCGCATCCGCGTTCTGCGCCACCGGCACCAGTCCGGTGTAGACCGCGATCTTGCCGCCCGGCAGGCAGAACGCGTTGACCTGGTCGGATTGCAGCACGTTCACGTCCCAGTCGAACGACTTCTCGATGTGCGGCGCCTGCATCCCGTGTTCGGCGGCGAGCGCGTCCTCCACCTGCGGGATCTTCGCGATCAGGCGCTGGGTGATTTCGCGCACCTGCTTCGAAATCTGCGAATTCGGATCGACCGGCTGTTCCTGCTGCAGGATCTCCTGGTAGGCCTGCAGGCCGAGCGCCTTCTCGTCCTCGGGCGAGATGTTCTTGTCGATCGTCACCGTCTCGCCGGTGTAGGGATCGGTGCTGCGGTTGGAAAACCAGTAGTACGCCGCGTAACCGGCGAACAGCACCAGGATCAGCAGGCGCGGGCTGATGCCGATGCCGCGCCGTTGCGGTTGTTGCCCGCCGTAGGCCTGTCCGTCGAATGGGTCCTGTCGCATTACGTCTCTCCCCGGTCCATCGTCGTCAGAGGTCGCGCACCAGCCTAAACCCGATGTGCGCGTTGGTGGTATCCACCGGCGCGGGCGTGCGCCAGGCGGAACGGCACTGCGCCGGCCCGCTCGACCACGATCCGCCCCGCACCACCCGCGTGCGACAGCCCGGGTTGAGCCAGGCTTCGCCGTTCGCGGGCGCGCGGCGATAGCCATCGTGCCAGCAATCGCCCACCCATTCGCTGACATTGCCGTCCATGTCGTGAAGGCCGAATGCATTGGCCCGGAAACGGCCGATCGGCGCCGGCCCCCAGTAGCCGTCGGCGACGCCGGCGAAGGCGTTGCTCCAGCGCCGTCCCTGCGGGGAAACGTCGAGCCCGCCGGTGACGTTCGCGGTACTGCGCGTCGGCGGGCCATCGCCCCAGGGGTAGCGGGCCTCACCACCGGCACGCGACGCGTATTCGAATTCGGATTCGCTGGGCAATCGGTAATGCGCGCCGGTCTGCTGGCTGAGCCATTTCGCGTAGGCCTCGGCGTCGCCGGCGCTGACGTGCACCACCGGCAGGTCGGGCGCGGCCGGATTGCCGGCGTAATCCGAACGCCAGTCGACGTTGTTGCGGAAGGCGAAATTGCCGCTGTGCGCATCGTAGGCCAGCGATACGCCGCGCTTGTCGGCGCGGGTGCGGTAGTTGGTCGCCGCGACGAATTGCCCGAACTGCGCGACCGTGGTTTCGGTGCGCGCCATCGCGAAGCCGCGCTCGAAGCGCACGTAGTGCCGTGGCATTTCGCTGTTGCTGGCGTCCTCCTCGTTCGCCGCCGCGCCCATGCGGAAGCCGCCATGCGGTACCACCACCATGTCCGGCCCGCGCCCGCCGACCTCCATCGCATCGCTGAATGACTGCCCAGCGTCGTGGAAGCGGCCGTAGTGCGAAACGCGTTCGATCTCCACGCGCAAGTCGCCGGCCACCGGATCGCCCGCCGGCGCGATGCGCAGGATTTCCGCCAGCAGGCCGCGTGCCTTGGCCACGCCGTCGACTGCCGGCAGCACCGCCATCGCCTGGTCGCGCAGGCGTGCGATGGTGTCGGTTTGCACCTGCTCCAGCCGGATTCGCGCCGCGGCGATCGCCGGACTGTCCGTGCGCACGCTGGCCGCGAGCCCGAGCCAGCGCCACGCGCCGGTGAAGTCGCCCTTGGCCGCGGCTTCCTCCGCGCGGCCGATTACGCCGCTTTCGACCGCGGCAATGCCCCGGGTCGCGCGTTCCTGCTTCGGGCGCAAGCGCAGCGCTTCGCGGAACCCGCCGAGCGCACCGCCGCCCTGCACGCCGAAGCGTCCCGCAGCGAGGTCCGCTTCCGCCTGCCGGTTGAAGTCCCATGCCTGGTCGGCGATGTCCACGCGCGCGAGGTAGGCCTCGACGTCCTTCGTGCCCGACGCGGACACGCGCGCCACCGCGGCAACCTGGTGCGCGTCGCGCAGCGCGCCGAAATCCTCGTCGGCCTTCGCCAGCGCGGCATCGCCTTTCGCCAGAAGTTTCGAAACCGAGCGTCGCAGGTTGTCGCGCGCCTGCGCGTCGTCGGCATGCAGGTGCAGGATCGCGAGGTCGATCGGGATCGCCGCATCGGCGTCCTCGAAAAGACGTCCCTTCGCCAGCGCGCGCGCGGCCTTGCGCCGCTGCGCGGCGAGGTTGCCGTCGTCGATTTCGACCGCAGGTGGTGCCCAGGTCAGCATCGCCGCGATGCTGTCGTCGCCGGCGATGGTGACTTCGCCGCTGCCGCGCGGCGCCTTCGCCCCAGCTGCCGCACCCACGGCCTGCGATGGCTCGGGCACCCGGCCGCATGCGGCGAGTGCGAAAAAGATGGCGACGATGGCGGGTTTCGCGCGCAAGCGGCCTCCTGCGATCCTCCGCGCACGGTAGGTCAGGTGCCGTGCGGCGGCAACTCGTTTGCCGGTTCGCCACGGCCTCGCTACCCTGCGCCCGAATGGATGCGAAGCACATGGCCGGAACCCACTGGATCGACGACCCCGCGGAACTGTCGCGACGGCTCGCCTGCTGCAGCGATCGCGCCGGCCTCGACCGTGTCGGTCTGGATACGGAATTCATCCGCGAACGCACCTACTGGCCGCAGCTCGCGCTGGTGCAGGTTTCGACCGGCGAGGACATCCTGCTCGTCGACATGCTCGTCCCCGGCATGCCCGCCGCGCTGGCGTCGCTGCTGCGCGACGCTTCGGTGTCGAAGATCATGCACAGCGCGAGCGAGGACCTGGTCGCGCTGCAGCACGCCTGCGGTTGCGTTCCAAAACCGCTGTTCGATACGCAAATCGCCGCCGCGCTGTGCGGCGTCGGCGCCGGCATGGGCTACCAGCGCTTGGTCTCGGACCTACTCGGCATCGCGGTCGACAAGGGCGAGACGCGTTCGGACTGGATGCGCCGCCCCCTGTCCCCGCAACAGCTCGACTATGCGGCCGACGACGTGCGCCACCTGTTCGCGTTGCACGACCAGCTCGATGCCCGGCTCGAAACGCTGGGACGCGGCGACTGGCTGCGCGAGGACTGCGCGCGCCTGGTCGATGCCGCCGACGCTGGCGGCGAAGACCCGTGGCCGCACCTCGCGCTGCGCGCGGCGCAATTCCTCGATGCCGACGCGCAACGGCGCCTGCTGCGGCTGCTGCGCTGGCGCGAAACGCAGGCGCGCGCCGGCGACCGCCCGCGCAACTGGATCCTCGATGGGGAACTCGCGGTGCTGCTGGCGAAGAATCCGCCCGCCGACGCCGATGCGCTGCGCAGGTTGCTGGAATCGCGCCCGAAGTCGCCGTTGCGGCTGTCGAACGCGATCTGGGACGCGCTGTCCACGCCGCTCGCGGACGAAGCGACGATGCCGCTCGCGCGCGACGACGAAGGCGACCGCAAGACCTTGCGCCGGCTGCAGGATGCGGTCGCCGAACGCAGCCGCGAACTCGCGCTGCCCGACGGCGTGCTGGCCTCGCGCCGATGGCTGCAGGCGCTGCTCGAACAGAAGCAATGGCCGCCGATGCTCGCGGGCTGGCGTCGCGGCCAGCTCGAGCCGGTGCTCGCGCCTTTGCTGGCCGCCGACGCGGGCAAGCCCGCAACCGCCTGATCGCCGATCGCCGCGACGCTCAGCGCATGGTGTCGGCCAGCCGCGCCAACGCCTCCGCCCGGCCCTTGGCGAGATCCACCATTGGGCGCGGCGGATAGCCGTTCGGCGAGGTGCCGCTTTCCCACGGCGCGTGGATCGCCCTGGCGTCGAGCCTGCGCAATTCCGGTACCCAGCGCCGGATGTAATCGCCATCCGGGTCGAACCGGCGCGACTGCGTCACCGGGTTGAACACCCGGAAATACGGCGCCGCATCCAC
This genomic window contains:
- a CDS encoding EAL domain-containing protein; the encoded protein is MSKGTDAALRLVVVDDSVEDAEAIVSGLRNAGIAIRPQRPASAEELSTLLSGQAIDLVLASRSAQAIPFDEAMQLVVGSGKDIPVLVLFDDIDAAGVAAALGAGARAIALRDKPQQLLQAVRNEWADLDARRALRRLEAQVRETERRCDALIESSREPIAYVHEGMHIRANSAYLEMFGFDSFDDVEGMSLLDLVAPRHVADFKQLLKQLSKGEAPPPSYELEARGMDGEEFPAVMEFTQASYEGEACVQVVFRRQELANDPELAQKLKDLQERDPVTGLLNRQTFLRTLEDAISDAGKNQARHGLLLVEPDHYQRLLHDMGLDASDAILAAMAGRLKGALQGDAVAARFGEHSLAVLLHGGDHVGTPALAERIRAAFADGIFEVGDHSSAITASIGGVQIGEKIANVSQVLARANQGVQSALGVGGNRFEIFDPSATDRAEEERIQAWVARLRDALDKDQFVLHYRPVISLLGEPEPLYEAYLRLDAGEGEMVGPTTFMQIAEEHGLLAEIDRWVAGHAIAVLGERLKSGKPVTLLMRISQDSLGDERFAKHIAETLLARGVPGDRLVLQLSESKVFTHMRDVQSLIESLRKLGVRTGLEQFGAGIDSMQLLTHVTPAFLKLDRSFMEDLPKNADNQKRIQAIAAHAREHGMRSIAEFVQDAASMSTLFSCGVDYVEGDFLALPSAEMNYEFE
- the htpX gene encoding protease HtpX, with the protein product MLKRVGLFLATNLAVLMLVSIVMSVFKVNPQQFTGLLVMAALFGFGGSLVSLLMSKWVAKHFTGAQVITQPRNEAEQWLVSTVQRQAQKAGIGMPDVAVYDAPEINAFATGANRNHALVAVSTGLLRAMNRDEAEAVLGHEVSHVANGDMVTMALLQGVLNTFVIVLARVVGRIVDGYISGNRDGGGFGYFIVVNVLQLVFGIFASVIAMWFSRHREFRADAGGATLAGRDKMIAALERLAQNHGESTLPKQMAAFGISGGSLGLGRLLMSHPPLEERIAALRNAPLGGNSIREGVIR
- the gluQRS gene encoding tRNA glutamyl-Q(34) synthetase GluQRS, which encodes MDMPAPYRGRFAPSPTGALHFGSLVAAFGSWLAARRADGEWLVRVEDLDPPREVAGAAEAQLRALARFGFEADGAIWRQSQRGEAYRAALDRLLADGLAFECHCSRSELASEGGIHRQCIPGAHRPDPAIRLRVPDGCDIAFEDAVHGRIVQRVDREVGDFVLRRADGLWAYQLAVVVDDDAQGITDVVRGADLLDSTPRQILLQRTLALPTPRYLHLPLVVDDDGRKLSKSLAALPVDPADPLPALRAAWTVLGQDTAALGGIAGRDALLAAAIAAFDPARIPRGPVAMSAALQHA
- the phbB gene encoding acetoacetyl-CoA reductase, with product MASRVAFVTGGTGGIGTAIVKRLADMGHKVATNYRNEDKARAWQQQMKADGYDVAIVKGDVTSPQEAEAMVREVESQLGPIDILVNNAGITRDGTFHRMKAEQWGDVINTNLNSCFNVTRPVIEGMRERKWGRVIQISSINGLKGQYGQANYAAAKAGMHGFTISLARENARNGVTVNTISPGYIATDMVMAVPEEVRAKIVADIPTGRLGTPEEIAYGVGFLADEQAGWITGSNLDINGGHHMGW
- the phaR gene encoding polyhydroxyalkanoate synthesis repressor PhaR; the encoded protein is MAVRVIKKYPNRRLYDTEISSYITVEDVRQLIVDGEDFEVRDAKTGEDLTRSILLQIIAEHEQDGQPVLSTQLLSQIIRFYGDSLQGFMGNYLERSMQMFLEQQGQLRNQLGGVLGQSPWALMNQLTERNLQFWNDLQKNAAGGEPPSPPKDRAGARRR
- the phbB gene encoding acetoacetyl-CoA reductase, whose protein sequence is MGKRVAVVSGGVGGLGTAICRRLAQDGCRVVAADLAGNEERIAAFRDATNDLDISFAPLDVRDFDACGELVRSIEAEHESLDILVNAAGITRDGTLRKMDKAQWDAVLGVNLGGVFNLCRPAVEGMATRGFGRIVNISSVNGQTGQFGQTNYAAAKAGMHGFTMSLAREVARKGVTVNSVSPGYCATAMVMALPEDIRAGIVANVPVGRLGEPDEIARTVSFLAADDAGFITGANIPVNGGLFMSF
- a CDS encoding M48 family metallopeptidase; this translates as MRQDPFDGQAYGGQQPQRRGIGISPRLLILVLFAGYAAYYWFSNRSTDPYTGETVTIDKNISPEDEKALGLQAYQEILQQEQPVDPNSQISKQVREITQRLIAKIPQVEDALAAEHGMQAPHIEKSFDWDVNVLQSDQVNAFCLPGGKIAVYTGLVPVAQNADAMSIVLGHEISHALLRHGAQRMTQQKLEQVGQMAGAMSGMSQQSMQAVMAVYGYGHSLPYARKQETQADEMGLMLAAAACFNPQEAIPLWERMDSQGGGQAPPEFASDHPSAGTRIQDLQRLMPKAMEYRQKFCGASAQ
- a CDS encoding formylglycine-generating enzyme family protein, coding for MRAKPAIVAIFFALAACGRVPEPSQAVGAAAGAKAPRGSGEVTIAGDDSIAAMLTWAPPAVEIDDGNLAAQRRKAARALAKGRLFEDADAAIPIDLAILHLHADDAQARDNLRRSVSKLLAKGDAALAKADEDFGALRDAHQVAAVARVSASGTKDVEAYLARVDIADQAWDFNRQAEADLAAGRFGVQGGGALGGFREALRLRPKQERATRGIAAVESGVIGRAEEAAAKGDFTGAWRWLGLAASVRTDSPAIAAARIRLEQVQTDTIARLRDQAMAVLPAVDGVAKARGLLAEILRIAPAGDPVAGDLRVEIERVSHYGRFHDAGQSFSDAMEVGGRGPDMVVVPHGGFRMGAAANEEDASNSEMPRHYVRFERGFAMARTETTVAQFGQFVAATNYRTRADKRGVSLAYDAHSGNFAFRNNVDWRSDYAGNPAAPDLPVVHVSAGDAEAYAKWLSQQTGAHYRLPSESEFEYASRAGGEARYPWGDGPPTRSTANVTGGLDVSPQGRRWSNAFAGVADGYWGPAPIGRFRANAFGLHDMDGNVSEWVGDCWHDGYRRAPANGEAWLNPGCRTRVVRGGSWSSGPAQCRSAWRTPAPVDTTNAHIGFRLVRDL
- the rnd gene encoding ribonuclease D; translation: MAGTHWIDDPAELSRRLACCSDRAGLDRVGLDTEFIRERTYWPQLALVQVSTGEDILLVDMLVPGMPAALASLLRDASVSKIMHSASEDLVALQHACGCVPKPLFDTQIAAALCGVGAGMGYQRLVSDLLGIAVDKGETRSDWMRRPLSPQQLDYAADDVRHLFALHDQLDARLETLGRGDWLREDCARLVDAADAGGEDPWPHLALRAAQFLDADAQRRLLRLLRWRETQARAGDRPRNWILDGELAVLLAKNPPADADALRRLLESRPKSPLRLSNAIWDALSTPLADEATMPLARDDEGDRKTLRRLQDAVAERSRELALPDGVLASRRWLQALLEQKQWPPMLAGWRRGQLEPVLAPLLAADAGKPATA